Proteins encoded within one genomic window of Spirochaeta isovalerica:
- a CDS encoding phage tail protein, translating into MKHHLLVIFCIFSVTALFSQEEVLKISDNKVQIQGDLEVNGWIEDIMGLIIPVGSIMPFAGDSIPDGWLLCDGAAVSRNDYQRLFSVINIMYGEGDSSFTFNVPDLRGVFLRGAGQNGSMKNANGINYDGGMTGNEIEDQIQGHKHEVTHDHESIDTSTNNLYYGISISGDIHFSTSTLPMLGSPNEPYPPMTDFERHIHTLDLPPITVDSEVPKDDKANGEPRTGDETAPASVSVNYIIKY; encoded by the coding sequence ATGAAACATCATTTGCTTGTAATATTTTGCATCTTTTCTGTTACTGCATTATTTTCACAAGAAGAAGTTCTAAAAATTAGTGATAACAAGGTTCAGATCCAGGGTGATCTTGAAGTAAACGGATGGATTGAAGATATAATGGGCTTGATAATACCTGTTGGGTCTATAATGCCTTTTGCAGGAGACTCAATTCCTGATGGATGGCTTTTATGTGATGGAGCTGCTGTATCCAGAAATGATTATCAAAGGTTATTTTCAGTAATAAATATAATGTATGGAGAAGGGGATTCTTCATTTACTTTCAATGTCCCCGATCTACGAGGTGTTTTTCTGCGTGGAGCTGGTCAGAATGGTTCTATGAAAAATGCCAATGGGATTAACTATGATGGGGGGATGACTGGCAATGAGATTGAAGATCAGATTCAAGGGCATAAACATGAAGTGACTCATGATCATGAATCAATCGATACATCTACAAACAATCTTTATTATGGAATTTCAATATCGGGAGATATTCATTTTTCAACAAGCACATTGCCAATGCTTGGTTCGCCAAATGAACCATATCCTCCTATGACGGATTTTGAAAGACATATACATACATTAGATCTCCCTCCAATAACAGTAGATTCGGAAGTACCAAAAGACGACAAAGCAAACGGTGAGCCAAGAACTGGAGATGAAACAGCTCCTGCCAGTGTCTCAGTAAACTACATTATCAAATACTGA
- a CDS encoding alpha amylase N-terminal ig-like domain-containing protein has translation MRGKIYSITFVLILLFFASCTSRDLSRPLERFEARFIYSDGTERYRFPAQPDLFEPVTVRVRVKSHSTDTVKLITDRGETEMILSSSDGVFDYYAADIKTADEPVYYYFLVGQENKKVFYSRRGIELSAPRQSYQFKIFPGYKVPEWMKGAVLYQIFVDRFYNGDPSNDVLTNEYMYDNFPSVKVEDWNKYPDGTTKYAEGSNRTREFYGGDIDGVIQKLDYLQDLGVDGIYFNPLFVSPSNHKYDTQDYANIDPHVGTIVNDGGALINPEDDPNFGNPDMSNASAVNQYAERYIKRTTDPENLQASNDKLKELIDEAEKRGIKVILDGVFNHSGSFNKWLDREHIYEEDGAYESADSPYADYYVFEEDDWPDNESYEAWWGFKTLPKLNFEGDPALEDAIMDVIAKWVEFGVEGWRIDVAADLGHSTSYNHQFYRTMRERVKEVNPEAVILAEVYGDSSAWLRGDEWDTVMNYDAFFEPLSFFFTGLEKHSYYYRDELKNNSKNFEQDLREKMAKMPWNSMEIAMNQLDNHDHSRFYSRTSGFVDEQKSATDTSQPELADQNLNKGIMKEAAVMQMTMPGAPTLYYGNEAGLAGFTDPDSRRAFPWGNEDEELLDFYKEIISIRKEYSSLTNGSLQSLKFDQDGVFSYGRWNDENKVIVALNNNEKEQVVSIPLWSLNISENEKLNIIFRSDRENHYRIDESAEVVNGNLVVNVPAFGSVITVSNKGSGVESIQSDVASLRPEVEKIITSQKEGEPLVTVEFSASMYQRDIADAFSISPSVKGHFAWNGSRVGFFADEAVNPGEYTVRINRGIRTVVGDFFLKEEAEKTFKVR, from the coding sequence GTGAGAGGTAAAATATATTCTATTACGTTTGTTTTGATTCTTTTGTTCTTTGCATCATGTACTTCCCGGGATCTGAGCAGACCGCTGGAAAGGTTTGAAGCCCGTTTTATTTATTCAGATGGAACGGAACGGTACAGATTTCCCGCACAGCCCGATCTCTTCGAGCCTGTTACAGTTCGGGTCAGAGTGAAAAGCCATTCTACGGATACAGTGAAACTGATCACGGACAGGGGCGAAACGGAAATGATTTTAAGCTCCAGCGATGGCGTTTTCGATTATTACGCCGCAGATATCAAAACTGCCGATGAACCTGTTTATTACTATTTTCTGGTAGGTCAGGAAAACAAAAAGGTGTTTTACAGCCGCAGGGGTATTGAGCTGTCTGCTCCCCGCCAATCCTACCAGTTCAAAATCTTCCCGGGCTATAAGGTTCCCGAATGGATGAAAGGCGCGGTTCTTTATCAGATCTTTGTCGATCGTTTTTACAACGGAGACCCTTCCAATGATGTTCTGACAAATGAATACATGTACGATAATTTCCCATCCGTTAAAGTCGAGGACTGGAACAAATACCCCGACGGAACGACGAAATATGCCGAAGGCAGCAACAGAACGAGAGAATTTTATGGCGGAGATATTGACGGGGTTATTCAGAAACTCGATTATCTTCAGGATCTCGGCGTTGACGGAATCTATTTCAATCCGCTGTTTGTATCGCCGTCCAATCATAAATACGATACCCAGGATTATGCCAATATCGATCCCCATGTGGGAACGATTGTCAATGACGGAGGGGCGCTCATCAACCCTGAAGATGATCCCAACTTCGGGAACCCCGATATGAGCAACGCCAGCGCTGTCAATCAGTACGCGGAACGGTATATTAAAAGAACAACGGATCCCGAAAACCTTCAGGCATCGAATGACAAACTGAAAGAACTGATTGATGAAGCAGAAAAAAGAGGCATTAAAGTCATTCTGGACGGTGTATTCAATCACAGCGGATCATTTAATAAATGGTTGGATCGCGAGCATATCTACGAAGAGGACGGCGCTTATGAGTCAGCCGATTCACCCTATGCGGACTACTATGTTTTCGAAGAGGATGACTGGCCGGATAATGAGAGTTATGAAGCCTGGTGGGGATTCAAAACCCTTCCCAAGCTTAATTTCGAAGGCGATCCCGCGTTGGAAGATGCCATAATGGACGTCATAGCCAAATGGGTTGAATTCGGAGTTGAGGGATGGAGAATCGATGTCGCGGCCGATCTGGGCCACAGCACCTCATACAATCATCAGTTCTACAGGACTATGAGGGAGCGAGTGAAAGAAGTGAACCCTGAAGCTGTTATTCTGGCTGAGGTTTACGGAGATTCATCAGCCTGGCTGAGAGGTGACGAGTGGGACACTGTTATGAATTATGACGCTTTCTTCGAACCGCTCAGCTTTTTCTTCACAGGTCTGGAAAAACATTCCTATTATTATAGGGATGAACTGAAGAACAACAGCAAAAACTTCGAGCAGGACTTGAGAGAAAAAATGGCTAAAATGCCGTGGAACTCAATGGAAATAGCTATGAACCAGCTCGATAATCACGATCATTCCAGATTTTACAGTCGTACATCCGGGTTCGTTGATGAACAGAAAAGCGCTACCGATACATCGCAGCCGGAACTGGCCGATCAGAATCTCAATAAAGGTATAATGAAAGAAGCTGCGGTCATGCAGATGACCATGCCTGGAGCTCCGACTCTCTATTATGGAAATGAAGCCGGTCTGGCCGGTTTTACCGATCCGGATAGCAGAAGGGCTTTTCCCTGGGGGAATGAGGACGAGGAATTGCTCGATTTTTACAAAGAGATTATTTCGATAAGGAAAGAGTACTCCTCATTGACAAACGGGTCTCTTCAGTCTCTCAAATTTGATCAGGATGGTGTTTTCAGTTACGGTCGATGGAATGATGAGAACAAAGTTATTGTGGCTCTGAATAATAATGAGAAAGAGCAGGTCGTTTCCATTCCTCTCTGGTCACTCAATATAAGTGAGAATGAGAAACTGAATATAATTTTCAGAAGCGATAGAGAAAATCATTATAGAATCGATGAATCCGCGGAGGTTGTAAACGGAAATCTCGTGGTAAACGTTCCGGCTTTCGGAAGTGTTATAACCGTATCAAATAAGGGAAGCGGAGTTGAATCAATCCAAAGTGATGTCGCCTCGCTCAGACCGGAGGTCGAAAAGATCATAACATCGCAAAAAGAGGGTGAGCCTCTCGTAACAGTGGAGTTTTCTGCTTCTATGTATCAGAGAGACATTGCTGACGCTTTCTCCATCAGCCCCTCAGTGAAAGGTCATTTCGCCTGGAATGGAAGCCGAGTCGGTTTTTTTGCCGATGAAGCAGTCAATCCGGGTGAATATACGGTTCGCATTAACAGGGGAATCAGAACTGTTGTAGGTGATTTCTTTCTGAAAGAGGAAGCTGAAAAAACTTTCAAGGTCCGATAA
- a CDS encoding FlgD immunoglobulin-like domain containing protein encodes MKRIAALVCSIIWVSALFGQSVHSSGDNVFNLYSIQNLGGGVHIVDMDTPHNTMYNPAAAAGFQRITADINYINLQGLGTVAGAGHAVNAGVSFPTKYGVLTGSLRWIGTNRIVGSTMDYGNVFAGNFTFSKEIYSDFYLGAGINVSAGWDAGVSTSADWGLGLNLGFLHLPGQIAFMKNFRWGASLTNMGKGFGDASAGYDRAIPGNFTLGAGAGFDIFDQENFRWSVSGDLRAPTFTDLKLDLGTDILIAGIVNVETSSSFSLRDAIAGEATTLIPSVGVSVKIPLGGKEKADLLGSSEMNINAAAAPLYDGLWAFGGGLTIPFGVLDDNPPELEVDFPRTIYISPNFDGIQDELIIPITVTDERHIKGYSLVIKNESGEIIKSIYNKNERPENESIKNLFHKIVSAKEGTAVPQSFRWDGKGDSGEMVPDGTYNFEIVFWDDNLNYTEPYQGKFIIDTVAPSVEVSSIEGTDLIFSPDGDGNKDVIQFTQSGSEESEWKGVITDASGNVVKEFVWYGTLDNAIWDGTDNDGNLVPDGVYQYEVIAIDEAGNTVKKEVENQTFWDDLSFEEELAPADNYDYAVIEMEDSLETVEANIISNIIVNTKKPPVHLYIDKAWFAPASETGEQEIVFTLDVPVKTGIVEWQLDILNTGGSVEKTFSSKEDGWGVIPETISYNGRNRFNSILSESTYKGKLSLRYQNGYNPEAESPEFHVDVTVPSARLSSAYDIFSPNGDNNKDEARFTQSGSAEDEWIGIIEDNSGKVIKQWSWKSGLESTLLWDGRDDEGKIAPDGLYNYYLTATDKAGNTGKSQIVAVRLDNSETEAAISVNLDAFSPNRDGKKDAITLQPIKKEGSSIDKYEIAVKDSTGQVVKNWSGNRSLLGQLNWDGKKNDGSAAPDGIYSASIQIVFSNGDVRSASSGTFVLDTVSPVIDISASYTLFSPDGDGRKDFVSIKQTSGREKEFYGEMSDSSGKVVRSWFWGDSLSSFDWEGNDESGNFAGDGRYKYTVWSEDAAGNRTVRVIDNLVIDTEETPVFLTAKNSAFSPSLDEGLNHQEFSIIVSNRRGIDSWKLEMKTAGRSVKTFDSEDMSEIPSKLNWDGKSESGTVVEGEYTAVFSIEYAKGNNPVIESTPFLVDSSAPEVRLSMSPKPFSPDDDNVDDELNISIAVDDLSPVKDWSMVINDPKNREFISFQGRGRPSERIIWDGRSMKGELVQSAEDYPYIFTITDMLGNKRTVEGVIPVDVLVVREGDRFKIQISSITFKPDSAEYNDAGDLKEKNEKILGRIAEILKKYSSYRIIIEGNAASTKYYDKKLAEKEEIEELQPLSLQRAETVQASLIDLGIARTRMDVEGKGGTNPVVPHSDLENAWKNRRVEFILLK; translated from the coding sequence ATGAAAAGAATCGCAGCATTGGTTTGCTCTATTATATGGGTTTCCGCCCTTTTCGGGCAATCGGTTCATTCCTCAGGCGATAATGTATTTAATCTCTATTCCATACAGAATCTGGGTGGAGGAGTCCATATAGTCGATATGGATACACCCCACAATACCATGTATAACCCCGCAGCAGCCGCGGGATTTCAGAGAATCACAGCAGATATCAATTATATCAATCTGCAGGGACTGGGGACTGTCGCGGGAGCCGGTCATGCCGTAAATGCCGGCGTCTCATTTCCTACGAAATACGGAGTCCTGACAGGATCATTGCGATGGATCGGAACAAACAGAATTGTCGGTTCGACCATGGATTACGGGAATGTTTTTGCGGGGAATTTCACTTTTTCCAAAGAAATATACTCAGATTTCTACCTCGGTGCCGGAATCAATGTCTCGGCGGGCTGGGACGCAGGCGTTTCAACTTCAGCAGACTGGGGACTGGGTTTGAACCTGGGTTTCCTCCATTTGCCCGGTCAGATAGCTTTTATGAAAAACTTCCGCTGGGGAGCGAGTTTAACCAATATGGGTAAGGGATTCGGCGATGCTTCGGCAGGTTATGACAGGGCCATTCCCGGAAACTTTACACTGGGCGCCGGAGCCGGATTTGACATCTTCGATCAGGAAAACTTCAGATGGTCGGTTTCGGGAGATTTAAGAGCGCCCACATTCACAGATTTAAAACTGGATCTGGGAACAGACATCCTCATTGCCGGAATTGTGAATGTCGAAACTTCATCATCTTTCTCTTTGCGCGACGCTATCGCCGGTGAAGCTACGACACTGATACCATCGGTGGGGGTTTCAGTGAAAATACCTCTGGGAGGTAAGGAAAAAGCCGACCTTCTGGGGTCCAGCGAAATGAATATCAATGCCGCTGCGGCACCGCTCTATGACGGACTGTGGGCTTTCGGAGGCGGACTGACCATTCCTTTCGGAGTTCTTGATGACAATCCGCCGGAACTGGAAGTCGATTTCCCCAGAACAATTTATATATCACCGAACTTTGATGGAATTCAGGATGAATTGATTATTCCCATCACCGTGACCGATGAGCGACACATCAAAGGCTATTCTCTTGTTATTAAAAACGAAAGCGGCGAAATCATCAAATCCATTTACAACAAAAACGAACGGCCGGAAAATGAATCAATCAAAAACCTGTTCCATAAAATTGTTTCCGCTAAAGAAGGCACGGCCGTTCCCCAGTCATTCCGGTGGGATGGAAAAGGAGATTCGGGAGAAATGGTTCCCGATGGAACCTATAACTTCGAAATAGTATTCTGGGATGACAATCTCAATTATACAGAACCCTATCAAGGGAAATTTATAATTGACACGGTTGCTCCTTCTGTAGAAGTTTCCTCTATCGAGGGAACCGATCTGATCTTCTCTCCCGACGGAGACGGTAACAAAGATGTTATACAGTTTACGCAATCCGGTTCGGAGGAATCAGAATGGAAGGGAGTCATTACCGATGCATCGGGAAACGTCGTAAAAGAATTTGTCTGGTACGGAACTCTCGATAATGCGATCTGGGACGGAACAGATAACGACGGTAACCTTGTCCCCGATGGCGTGTATCAATATGAAGTCATTGCCATAGATGAAGCTGGCAATACGGTCAAGAAAGAAGTTGAAAATCAGACATTCTGGGATGATCTCTCCTTTGAAGAGGAACTGGCTCCAGCAGATAATTATGATTATGCGGTTATTGAAATGGAAGATTCCCTGGAAACCGTAGAGGCAAATATTATTTCCAATATCATCGTTAACACGAAGAAACCGCCTGTTCATCTCTATATTGATAAAGCCTGGTTTGCCCCGGCAAGTGAAACGGGAGAGCAGGAAATCGTCTTCACTCTCGATGTACCGGTTAAAACCGGCATAGTCGAATGGCAGCTTGATATTCTCAACACCGGTGGTTCTGTGGAAAAAACTTTCTCCAGCAAAGAAGACGGATGGGGTGTCATTCCTGAAACGATTTCCTATAACGGAAGAAACAGATTTAATTCCATCCTTTCCGAAAGCACATATAAGGGGAAACTCTCCCTCCGCTATCAGAACGGTTACAATCCGGAAGCTGAGTCTCCTGAGTTTCATGTCGATGTCACCGTACCTTCGGCCAGGCTGAGCAGTGCCTATGATATCTTTTCTCCTAACGGAGACAACAATAAGGATGAAGCCCGGTTTACTCAATCGGGATCTGCTGAGGATGAGTGGATCGGTATAATCGAAGACAACTCCGGAAAGGTTATCAAACAGTGGAGCTGGAAAAGCGGACTGGAAAGCACTTTGCTCTGGGATGGCCGCGATGATGAAGGTAAAATTGCTCCAGACGGTTTGTACAACTACTACCTGACCGCTACTGACAAAGCCGGGAATACCGGTAAGAGCCAAATCGTAGCTGTCCGGTTGGACAATAGCGAAACGGAAGCGGCTATTTCCGTAAACCTCGATGCCTTTTCTCCGAACAGGGACGGAAAGAAAGATGCCATTACTCTCCAGCCGATTAAAAAAGAAGGAAGCAGCATAGACAAATATGAAATCGCTGTAAAAGACAGCACCGGACAGGTTGTAAAAAACTGGAGCGGCAACCGTTCGCTGCTGGGTCAGTTGAACTGGGATGGTAAGAAAAACGACGGCTCTGCGGCTCCTGACGGCATATATTCGGCCTCAATTCAAATAGTCTTCAGTAACGGCGATGTCAGAAGCGCCTCTTCGGGTACATTTGTACTCGATACAGTTAGTCCCGTAATCGATATTTCGGCTTCATACACTCTTTTCTCGCCTGATGGTGACGGCCGTAAAGACTTTGTTTCCATCAAACAGACCTCCGGTCGGGAAAAAGAGTTTTACGGAGAAATGTCGGACAGCTCGGGTAAAGTCGTCCGCAGCTGGTTCTGGGGCGATTCTCTCAGTTCTTTCGACTGGGAAGGAAATGATGAATCAGGTAACTTCGCCGGAGACGGCCGATATAAATATACTGTCTGGAGCGAAGATGCGGCAGGCAACAGGACTGTCCGGGTAATTGATAATCTTGTCATTGATACTGAGGAAACACCCGTCTTCCTGACTGCCAAAAACAGTGCGTTCTCGCCATCGCTCGATGAAGGCCTCAATCATCAGGAATTCAGCATCATAGTAAGCAACCGGAGGGGAATTGATTCCTGGAAACTGGAAATGAAAACCGCAGGTCGATCCGTAAAGACTTTCGACAGCGAAGATATGTCGGAAATCCCGTCCAAACTGAACTGGGATGGGAAAAGCGAAAGCGGAACTGTTGTTGAAGGGGAGTACACCGCAGTCTTTTCGATTGAATATGCGAAAGGAAACAATCCGGTTATAGAATCCACTCCTTTCCTGGTAGACAGCAGTGCGCCGGAAGTCAGGCTTTCCATGAGCCCCAAACCTTTCTCTCCCGATGATGATAATGTGGATGATGAATTAAACATTTCCATTGCGGTTGATGATCTGAGTCCCGTGAAAGACTGGTCCATGGTCATCAATGATCCCAAAAACAGAGAATTCATATCTTTTCAGGGACGGGGAAGACCTTCCGAGAGAATCATCTGGGACGGACGGTCCATGAAAGGCGAGCTTGTCCAATCAGCCGAAGACTATCCTTACATCTTTACGATTACGGATATGTTAGGAAACAAAAGGACAGTAGAGGGAGTCATCCCCGTAGATGTTCTGGTCGTAAGGGAAGGGGATAGATTTAAAATACAGATTTCGAGCATAACATTTAAACCCGATAGCGCGGAATACAATGATGCAGGAGACCTGAAAGAGAAAAATGAAAAGATTCTAGGTCGAATTGCAGAAATCCTTAAAAAGTATTCCAGTTACCGGATCATCATTGAAGGTAATGCCGCAAGTACCAAATATTACGACAAGAAACTGGCAGAGAAAGAGGAAATAGAAGAACTTCAGCCGCTGTCTCTCCAGAGAGCTGAAACCGTGCAGGCCAGTCTGATCGATCTTGGCATTGCAAGAACCAGGATGGATGTGGAAGGCAAAGGCGGGACAAATCCCGTTGTACCTCACAGCGATCTTGAAAATGCCTGGAAGAACAGAAGAGTCGAGTTCATTCTCTTGAAGTAG
- a CDS encoding choice-of-anchor X domain-containing protein: MSLSAETFVDLTAESMEVEVGKVVPLSCRVDSGKTGFPQFVWKTTGGEIRKSAVEGEVDFIAPRSSGTVSITVDVTIGGNIESRMIDLTILPEGALKKTADILITVDTKTLQNVWVNSTHKSENFKAPLSIKGTFRYDPDSELAFAGGSWPTYPMYDDGTHGDVTAGDGIWSILMKFEKTDSKVYFAFDDGNSYRVEYESGLAWTVKMAWIELDEYPDDHSNPAFTPDKDKTISWTASMAEEGGIYSER; the protein is encoded by the coding sequence ATGTCATTATCAGCTGAGACCTTTGTCGATCTTACTGCTGAATCGATGGAAGTCGAGGTGGGGAAAGTTGTTCCTTTGTCCTGCAGGGTAGATTCGGGAAAAACCGGATTTCCTCAGTTCGTCTGGAAAACAACAGGCGGGGAGATAAGAAAAAGCGCTGTTGAAGGGGAAGTGGATTTTATTGCACCCCGAAGCAGCGGAACCGTTTCCATTACTGTCGATGTTACAATCGGCGGTAACATTGAAAGCAGAATGATCGATCTTACAATACTTCCCGAAGGAGCATTGAAAAAAACAGCGGATATTCTGATTACAGTCGATACGAAGACCTTACAAAATGTCTGGGTTAATTCAACCCATAAGAGTGAAAATTTCAAAGCGCCATTATCTATAAAAGGCACATTCCGTTATGATCCGGACAGTGAGCTGGCTTTTGCCGGTGGTAGCTGGCCGACTTACCCCATGTACGATGATGGAACACACGGCGATGTTACCGCCGGAGATGGAATCTGGTCAATTTTAATGAAATTCGAGAAAACCGACAGCAAAGTCTATTTTGCCTTCGATGACGGGAACTCCTATCGCGTGGAATATGAAAGCGGACTGGCCTGGACTGTAAAAATGGCCTGGATTGAGCTTGATGAATACCCTGACGACCACAGCAATCCCGCCTTTACACCCGATAAAGACAAAACCATAAGCTGGACTGCCTCAATGGCAGAAGAGGGAGGGATTTACAGTGAGAGGTAA
- a CDS encoding diguanylate cyclase domain-containing protein translates to MISETDKTEYIRDELIRIWDSMIADPQAALTDSQKMEQLSREAGFEKGINDSRFYQSWCLIFLSRLKEAVEILNDLAVNFKDQPLSEDNIKILNALGVAYNDLGDNSNAFFYYSRSLQLSREAGLLERELSVLNNMGGYYLSNENYEKALNHFLELLDKAKSSEQSKELLSVVLSNTGQCYFKLGNLDKAEKFFQESRNLAREIHSGINESEILFDLGKLCDKKGLHKEAQSYFEQSLELCRQIDNKRLECEIYLYRGEMLHDLSQFEKALELSKEIDSKQFYMEACKKLSSHYEKTGDFKEAFRYLDDGYNIEKELNSIAAEKKFHNLEMEYEIERNRKNAEFFKTQNIELKESLNWMTLLNNITKETFASLDTNSILTKVFENINLLMEVTHFHVVFHNKKEKTLQIVKAFENGNEIEPFSFTDAPGGSFAGWSIHNRQELLISDIENEYSRYIEKRAVYGKGPLARSSLTVPIFFRNDEVGAIAILSRHKNAYKNEHIHFLKSLASFLSIAIDNSRNFEKVKELNRIILQEKDELEAANKKIMELATHDNLTGLINRRVLYELLEASMEQTRRRGEVLAVLFIDLDDFKPINDTYGHNIGDKVLQKVALKLKNAVRTTDSVARIGGDEFLILLNPVKSKSEARKVSEKILKLMTDDIDIEDYKIHVGMSIGISTYPEENTTAEQLIINADSAMYRIKKGNKNGIGFFEKT, encoded by the coding sequence ATGATTTCTGAAACAGATAAAACAGAATATATTCGAGATGAGCTGATTCGAATTTGGGATTCCATGATAGCCGATCCTCAGGCGGCTCTCACTGACTCCCAAAAAATGGAACAGCTCTCCAGGGAAGCCGGTTTTGAAAAGGGGATTAATGATTCCCGCTTTTATCAGAGCTGGTGTCTGATATTTCTTTCAAGATTGAAGGAAGCTGTAGAGATCCTTAATGATTTAGCCGTCAACTTCAAAGATCAACCGTTAAGTGAAGATAACATCAAAATCCTCAATGCTCTGGGAGTGGCCTATAATGATCTCGGGGACAATTCCAATGCTTTTTTCTATTACTCCAGAAGCCTGCAGTTAAGCCGCGAAGCCGGACTGCTCGAACGGGAATTATCAGTTCTAAATAATATGGGTGGCTATTATCTCAGCAATGAAAATTATGAAAAGGCATTGAATCACTTTCTTGAGCTTCTCGATAAGGCTAAATCCAGCGAACAATCCAAAGAGCTTCTTTCCGTTGTCCTCTCCAATACCGGACAGTGTTATTTCAAATTGGGAAATTTGGATAAAGCCGAGAAATTTTTTCAGGAAAGCCGTAATCTGGCGAGGGAGATTCATAGCGGAATAAATGAATCGGAGATTCTTTTCGATCTTGGTAAGCTCTGTGATAAAAAAGGGCTGCATAAAGAAGCTCAGAGTTACTTTGAGCAATCTCTCGAACTTTGCCGTCAAATTGATAATAAAAGGCTGGAGTGCGAAATTTACCTCTACCGTGGCGAAATGCTTCATGATCTTTCCCAATTCGAGAAAGCTCTTGAACTGAGTAAGGAGATAGACAGCAAACAGTTCTATATGGAGGCTTGTAAAAAACTGTCTTCTCATTATGAGAAAACCGGAGATTTCAAAGAAGCTTTCAGATATCTTGATGATGGATACAATATAGAAAAGGAACTGAACAGCATAGCTGCCGAGAAGAAATTTCACAACCTTGAAATGGAATACGAAATTGAGAGGAACCGGAAAAACGCCGAGTTTTTTAAGACTCAGAACATAGAATTGAAGGAATCACTCAATTGGATGACTCTTCTCAACAACATAACAAAAGAGACCTTCGCTTCACTCGATACGAACAGCATCCTTACAAAAGTCTTCGAGAATATCAATCTCCTCATGGAAGTGACTCATTTTCATGTTGTTTTTCACAATAAAAAAGAGAAAACCCTGCAAATTGTTAAAGCCTTTGAAAACGGAAATGAAATTGAACCTTTCAGCTTCACCGATGCTCCGGGAGGCTCATTTGCCGGTTGGTCTATTCATAACAGACAGGAATTACTGATTAGCGACATCGAAAATGAATACAGCCGGTACATAGAGAAAAGAGCTGTTTATGGAAAAGGCCCTCTTGCCCGATCAAGCCTGACTGTACCTATTTTCTTCAGGAATGACGAAGTCGGAGCTATTGCTATACTGAGCCGTCATAAAAATGCCTATAAGAATGAACATATCCATTTTCTGAAGTCACTGGCTTCATTTCTTTCCATTGCCATTGACAATTCCCGTAACTTTGAAAAAGTTAAAGAGCTTAACAGAATCATTTTACAGGAAAAAGACGAACTCGAAGCTGCTAACAAAAAAATAATGGAGCTGGCAACCCATGACAATCTGACAGGTTTGATTAATAGGAGAGTTCTCTATGAACTGCTTGAAGCATCAATGGAGCAGACCCGTCGACGGGGAGAAGTTCTGGCTGTGCTTTTTATAGATCTCGATGATTTTAAGCCTATAAATGATACTTATGGACATAATATCGGGGATAAAGTACTGCAAAAAGTAGCTCTGAAACTCAAGAACGCCGTGAGAACAACGGATTCGGTCGCCCGAATCGGCGGCGACGAATTTCTCATTCTTCTCAATCCGGTTAAAAGCAAAAGCGAAGCCCGAAAAGTCAGCGAAAAAATTCTGAAGCTGATGACTGATGATATCGATATTGAGGACTATAAAATCCATGTGGGTATGAGTATAGGAATCTCCACTTATCCGGAAGAGAACACAACAGCTGAACAATTGATAATAAATGCCGATTCTGCCATGTACAGAATTAAGAAGGGAAACAAAAACGGTATAGGATTTTTTGAAAAAACCTAG